Proteins from a genomic interval of Nostoc sp. TCL240-02:
- a CDS encoding serine/threonine-protein kinase, with product MPWTTGQRLQGGKYVIDKVLGQGGFGITYKALHVELNRTVVIKTPNEYLSHDPEYDKYIDRFIQEGRTLARLSQEPHPHIVGVIDLFKEGIIHCLVMDFVLGENLFEAVKRKGALPEAEIVPCIRQIGEALVVVHQAGLVHRDAHPGNIMLRSNGKAVLIDFGIAKELVPKTLSSKDIAGNEGFAPYEQITRGSREPTVDVYCLVATLYYGVTGQRPTTSLARKLDNTFLIPPKQINPNISDQLNQAILKGMALEAKDRPQSMQAWLTMLEAPKATPLLPVDPVHRQEPVRLKAKLNLEPIPSKLATKPPRIIPWGWLIGVLLSYLLIGYLLAAYNAPYTVWAWAWFWAVAWAWFLDEAVAWFWAVVWAWIGAWTGAWTGAWTGAWIVAAIGAAVGAWAVAGAGDKLLDSFSKFHTFLILASTSSLGLGLGWLGHRIFNTGT from the coding sequence ATGCCTTGGACAACTGGACAACGATTACAAGGTGGCAAATATGTAATTGATAAAGTCCTTGGACAGGGGGGATTCGGGATTACTTATAAGGCATTGCATGTTGAGCTAAACCGGACAGTTGTCATCAAGACACCCAATGAATATCTCAGCCATGATCCAGAATATGACAAGTATATAGACCGATTTATCCAAGAAGGGCGAACACTAGCACGCTTGTCTCAAGAACCTCATCCTCACATTGTGGGAGTGATTGACTTGTTTAAGGAAGGTATTATCCACTGCTTGGTGATGGATTTTGTACTGGGAGAAAATTTATTTGAGGCAGTAAAACGTAAAGGGGCGTTACCAGAAGCAGAGATTGTACCCTGTATCCGCCAGATTGGGGAAGCTTTAGTGGTGGTGCATCAGGCAGGTTTAGTACACAGAGATGCCCATCCCGGAAATATCATGCTGCGGAGTAATGGCAAAGCAGTTCTGATTGACTTTGGCATTGCTAAAGAACTCGTGCCTAAAACTTTGAGTTCAAAGGATATTGCAGGTAATGAAGGGTTTGCACCCTATGAGCAGATAACCAGAGGTAGCCGGGAACCAACGGTCGATGTTTACTGTCTGGTTGCCACACTCTATTATGGGGTGACAGGTCAACGCCCTACAACTTCTCTGGCTCGCAAGCTAGACAATACTTTCCTGATTCCACCTAAACAAATTAATCCAAACATCAGCGATCAATTAAATCAAGCAATTCTCAAGGGTATGGCGCTGGAGGCAAAAGACCGCCCTCAATCAATGCAGGCATGGTTGACAATGTTAGAAGCACCAAAAGCAACGCCTCTACTACCTGTTGATCCAGTTCATAGACAAGAACCTGTTCGTCTCAAAGCCAAGTTAAACTTAGAGCCGATTCCAAGTAAACTAGCTACTAAACCACCTAGAATTATTCCCTGGGGCTGGTTGATTGGTGTATTATTAAGCTACCTATTGATAGGCTACTTGTTAGCAGCGTATAATGCTCCGTACACAGTTTGGGCTTGGGCTTGGTTTTGGGCTGTGGCTTGGGCTTGGTTTTTGGATGAGGCTGTGGCTTGGTTTTGGGCTGTGGTTTGGGCTTGGATTGGGGCTTGGACTGGGGCTTGGACTGGGGCTTGGACTGGGGCTTGGATTGTGGCTGCGATTGGGGCTGCGGTTGGGGCTTGGGCTGTCGCTGGGGCTGGAGATAAATTACTAGATTCTTTTAGCAAATTTCATACTTTTCTAATTTTAGCTAGCACTTCTAGTCTAGGCTTGGGTTTGGGATGGTTAGGACATAGGATTTTTAATACAGGTACATAG
- a CDS encoding serine/threonine-protein kinase — protein MAWVAGDQLQGGKYTIEKELGRGRFGITYLVKNRNSDRQVIKTLNDDLLNSLNQSERGRLKTMFLREALKLQRCKHKYIVEVVDSFEEADRLCLVMEYVDGVSLADRRQQILSEQEALRYIQQIGEALIVVHENRLIHRDVHPGNIFLRVRDGQPEAVLIDFGLALDFDHILTTNRTKETSEGFTPPELYAQHTKPTGAYSDIYSLAATLYVLLTGKTPVDAFKRKVDNAPLVEPKKHNPQISDRTNRAILTGMKLDFKQRPQSMREWLDSLGLRGETPQPVSTVSSNTNSNWERKIQVWGVVIAAIAAFVSLLAAIPSWIPIFNPSNQLSSPTPSSTKTP, from the coding sequence ATGGCTTGGGTCGCAGGTGATCAATTGCAAGGTGGCAAATATACTATTGAAAAGGAATTGGGAAGGGGACGATTTGGTATTACTTATTTAGTAAAAAATAGGAATAGCGATCGCCAAGTCATTAAAACTTTAAATGATGATTTACTAAATTCCCTTAACCAGTCGGAGCGCGGACGACTAAAGACAATGTTTTTGCGAGAAGCCTTAAAGCTTCAGAGGTGTAAGCATAAGTATATTGTGGAGGTCGTAGACTCCTTTGAGGAAGCAGACCGTTTGTGTTTGGTAATGGAGTATGTAGATGGTGTAAGTTTAGCTGACCGTCGCCAACAAATTCTTTCTGAACAAGAGGCTTTACGCTACATTCAGCAAATTGGTGAAGCTTTAATAGTTGTGCATGAAAATCGATTGATTCATCGAGATGTACATCCAGGAAACATCTTTTTGCGGGTGCGAGATGGACAACCTGAAGCGGTGCTAATCGATTTTGGTTTAGCTCTGGATTTTGACCACATCTTAACCACAAATCGAACCAAGGAAACTTCTGAGGGATTTACACCCCCTGAGCTTTATGCTCAACATACAAAACCAACAGGGGCATATAGCGATATTTATTCTCTGGCGGCAACTCTTTATGTGCTTTTGACTGGAAAAACACCAGTGGATGCGTTCAAACGGAAGGTAGATAATGCTCCTTTAGTGGAACCGAAAAAACATAATCCTCAAATTAGCGATCGCACCAACCGCGCAATTTTAACAGGGATGAAGCTAGATTTTAAGCAGCGCCCTCAATCAATGCGAGAATGGCTCGACTCTTTGGGGTTAAGAGGGGAAACTCCCCAGCCTGTCTCAACTGTATCCTCTAACACTAACTCAAATTGGGAGCGAAAAATTCAGGTTTGGGGAGTGGTGATAGCTGCGATTGCTGCTTTTGTAAGCTTACTTGCAGCCATACCTTCTTGGATTCCTATTTTCAATCCATCTAATCAACTGTCATCTCCCACTCCATCATCTACAAAAACACCGTAG
- the crtR gene encoding beta-carotene hydroxylase has product MIASEARKPLTIPPKEFLAPPGDFNPTLLLFLVAVAMLVLSNFGYWLWEWPHWLCFSVNTIALHCAGTVIHDACHQSAHRNRVMNAMLGHGSALMLAFAFPVFTRVHLQHHGHVNHPKDDPDHYVSTGGPLWLIAVRFLYHEVFFFQRRLWRKYELLEWFISRLIVGVIVYISVQYHFLGYILNFWFIPAFVVGIALGLFFDYLPHRPFAERDRWKNARVYPNQVLNILIMGQNYHLIHHLWPSIPWYNYQPAYYVMKPLLDEKGCYQTSGLLQKKDFFEFVYDIFLGIRFHHQKE; this is encoded by the coding sequence ATGATCGCATCGGAGGCACGAAAGCCACTGACAATCCCGCCAAAGGAATTTTTAGCGCCTCCTGGTGATTTTAATCCCACGCTATTGCTGTTTTTGGTAGCTGTAGCAATGCTGGTGTTATCTAACTTTGGTTACTGGCTTTGGGAATGGCCCCACTGGCTCTGCTTTAGCGTTAATACTATTGCGTTGCATTGTGCTGGGACGGTGATTCACGACGCTTGTCACCAATCAGCCCATCGCAACCGGGTGATGAATGCGATGTTAGGACATGGCAGTGCGTTGATGCTAGCTTTTGCTTTTCCAGTATTTACGCGGGTGCATTTACAACATCATGGCCATGTCAACCATCCTAAAGACGACCCAGATCATTATGTCTCTACGGGTGGCCCGTTATGGCTGATTGCAGTGCGGTTTTTGTACCACGAGGTGTTTTTCTTTCAACGACGACTGTGGCGGAAATATGAGCTATTAGAATGGTTCATCAGCCGTTTAATTGTCGGTGTAATTGTTTATATATCAGTGCAATACCACTTTTTGGGTTACATTCTCAATTTTTGGTTTATACCGGCTTTTGTAGTGGGGATAGCACTGGGATTATTTTTCGACTATTTACCGCATCGTCCTTTTGCGGAGCGCGATCGCTGGAAAAATGCTCGCGTCTACCCGAACCAAGTTCTCAATATCCTAATTATGGGACAGAATTACCACTTAATTCATCATTTGTGGCCTTCTATTCCTTGGTATAATTATCAACCTGCATACTATGTCATGAAGCCACTCTTAGATGAAAAAGGCTGTTATCAAACTTCAGGATTGTTGCAGAAAAAGGACTTTTTTGAGTTTGTTTATGACATTTTTTTAGGAATTCGGTTTCATCACCAAAAAGAATAG
- the pyk gene encoding pyruvate kinase, translating to MQLRDSLRRTKIVATIGPATSSPEMLKAIIEAGATTLRLNFSHGTHADHQRSIRLIRQTAFELNQPVAILQDLQGPKIRLGKFDNGSIVLAKGDRFTLTNRPVIGTQEISCVTYDYLAEEVPVGAKILLDDGRVEMVVEEINRDKGDLHCRITVPGKLSNNKGVNFPGVYLSIKAMTDKDREDLMFGLDQGVDWVALSFVRNPQDMIEIKELISSTGKQVPVVAKIEKHEAIEQMEAVLALCDGVMVARGDLGVELPAEDVPVLQKRLIATANRLGIPIITATQMLDSMVSNPRPTRAEVSDVANAILDGTDAVMLSNETAVGSFPVEAVATMARIAERMEQEEAQHLNLRSVKDARRSIPNAISQAVGQIAEQLGAAAIMTLTQTGATARNVSKFRPNTPILAVTPHVNVARQLQMVWGVKPLLVLGLPSTGQTFQAAINVAQELKLLSEGDLVVMTAGTLQGISGSTDLIKVEVVTAVLGQGIGLGQGLVSGRARVANTGMDASNFNPGDILVAPRTSADFVEAIRKSAGIITEEESLTSHAAVIGLRLGVPVIVGVKQATQAIRDGAIITLDLQRGLIYSGAVRTP from the coding sequence ATGCAATTAAGAGATTCTCTGCGCCGGACAAAAATTGTCGCTACTATTGGCCCCGCCACTAGCAGTCCTGAAATGCTCAAGGCGATTATTGAAGCGGGAGCCACGACGCTACGGCTAAACTTCTCCCACGGAACTCATGCCGACCATCAACGTAGTATTCGCTTAATTCGGCAAACCGCTTTTGAATTAAATCAGCCAGTGGCTATTCTCCAAGACTTGCAGGGCCCAAAAATTCGCTTGGGAAAGTTTGACAATGGGTCTATAGTTTTGGCAAAAGGCGATCGCTTTACCTTGACAAATCGTCCGGTGATCGGTACTCAGGAAATTAGCTGCGTTACCTACGATTATTTAGCCGAAGAAGTCCCAGTTGGTGCAAAAATCCTCCTCGATGATGGACGAGTTGAAATGGTTGTAGAGGAGATTAACCGCGACAAAGGTGATTTGCATTGTCGCATTACCGTGCCTGGTAAACTTTCTAACAACAAAGGCGTAAACTTTCCCGGCGTTTACCTATCAATTAAGGCAATGACCGACAAAGACCGCGAGGATCTGATGTTTGGTCTAGATCAAGGTGTCGATTGGGTGGCACTTTCCTTTGTCCGCAATCCGCAGGACATGATCGAAATTAAAGAACTAATTTCCAGTACAGGCAAGCAAGTGCCGGTGGTTGCCAAAATTGAAAAACATGAAGCCATTGAGCAAATGGAGGCAGTTCTGGCTTTGTGTGATGGCGTGATGGTTGCCAGAGGCGACTTAGGCGTGGAACTTCCAGCCGAAGATGTTCCCGTACTCCAAAAGCGGTTAATTGCGACAGCCAATCGCTTGGGGATTCCGATCATCACCGCCACCCAGATGTTAGACAGCATGGTGAGCAATCCTCGCCCCACCCGCGCGGAAGTGTCGGATGTGGCAAACGCGATTTTGGATGGCACAGACGCGGTGATGCTCTCTAATGAGACTGCTGTGGGTAGCTTCCCTGTAGAAGCAGTAGCGACGATGGCGCGGATTGCCGAGCGAATGGAGCAGGAAGAAGCTCAACACTTAAATTTGCGTTCTGTAAAAGATGCCCGGCGCTCCATTCCCAATGCGATTAGCCAAGCGGTAGGTCAAATTGCCGAACAACTAGGCGCAGCTGCAATCATGACCCTAACGCAAACTGGGGCAACTGCTCGCAATGTCTCTAAGTTCCGTCCCAATACACCGATTTTGGCTGTTACCCCCCATGTGAATGTAGCGCGGCAGCTACAAATGGTGTGGGGAGTAAAACCGCTATTGGTACTAGGATTACCTTCCACTGGTCAGACATTCCAAGCTGCGATTAATGTGGCCCAGGAGTTGAAGTTACTGTCTGAGGGAGATTTAGTAGTGATGACTGCTGGCACACTCCAAGGAATTTCTGGCTCCACAGATTTGATTAAGGTTGAGGTGGTGACGGCGGTACTAGGTCAAGGAATTGGATTAGGACAAGGTTTAGTGAGTGGTCGCGCACGGGTGGCTAATACTGGCATGGATGCTAGTAACTTTAATCCGGGAGACATATTAGTTGCACCGCGCACTAGTGCTGATTTTGTTGAGGCTATTCGTAAATCTGCCGGGATTATTACGGAAGAGGAAAGTCTTACAAGTCACGCGGCCGTGATTGGCTTACGTCTCGGTGTGCCAGTGATTGTTGGTGTGAAGCAGGCAACGCAGGCGATTCGAGATGGAGCGATTATAACCCTGGATCTGCAACGGGGTTTAATTTATTCTGGGGCAGTGAGAACGCCTTAA
- a CDS encoding M61 family metallopeptidase yields MTEATATRPNAYIQETGPTIHYLVAMSQPETHLFEVTLRIVDYPSPILDLKLPVWTPGSYLVREYAKNLQDFVVFAEDKPLSWRKISKNHWQVNKTGVAELTVRYRIFANELSVRTNHLDATHGYFNGAALFFRIPGWDKQPIRVTIEPPHPEWQITTALPPIAEETNTFLAGDFDTLVDTPFEIGSHQLYKFEVLGKPHELAIWGKGNYQVQQLIADIQKIIEVEAQMFGGLPYERYVFLVHLFSQAFGGLEHKDSCSLIYQRFGFRAQEKYDRFIQLVAHEFFHLWNVKRIRPKALEVFDYDQENYTPSLWFCEGTTSYYDLLIPLRAEIYDVKSYLNNLSKEITRYEMTPGRKVQPISESSFDAWIKLYRPDANSGNSQISYYLKGEMVSLLLDLLIRSTHDNQRSLDDVMLKMWQQFGKDEIGYTPEQLQEVIESVAGIDLTDFFKRYIDSTDDLPFNQYLEPFGLQLVAEQQEEPYLGVRINTENGREMIKFVETDSPAQLGGIDAGDELLAIDGIKVTASSLSDRLKDYQPNDTIQVTVFHQDELRTYSITLASPHPTRYQVKPVDHPNSTQQQNFAGWLGVAIATV; encoded by the coding sequence ATGACTGAAGCAACAGCAACTCGTCCCAACGCATATATCCAGGAAACTGGCCCGACGATTCATTATTTAGTAGCAATGTCTCAACCAGAAACCCATCTGTTTGAGGTGACTTTACGCATTGTCGATTACCCCTCGCCGATTCTCGATTTAAAATTGCCGGTGTGGACACCTGGTTCCTATTTAGTTCGGGAATATGCCAAGAATCTACAGGATTTTGTGGTTTTTGCAGAAGATAAACCTTTATCTTGGCGGAAAATCAGTAAAAATCACTGGCAGGTAAACAAAACAGGTGTTGCAGAATTAACTGTACGTTACCGCATTTTTGCTAATGAGTTATCGGTACGAACAAATCACTTGGATGCTACCCACGGTTATTTCAATGGTGCAGCACTATTTTTTAGAATACCGGGCTGGGATAAGCAACCCATTCGCGTCACCATCGAACCACCACACCCGGAATGGCAGATAACTACTGCTCTACCTCCCATTGCTGAAGAAACAAATACTTTCTTAGCTGGCGATTTTGATACTTTGGTGGATACTCCCTTTGAGATTGGTAGTCATCAATTGTATAAATTTGAGGTTTTGGGAAAACCCCATGAACTGGCAATTTGGGGGAAAGGTAATTACCAAGTTCAGCAGTTGATTGCTGATATCCAAAAAATTATTGAAGTAGAAGCGCAGATGTTCGGCGGTTTGCCTTATGAACGATATGTGTTTCTGGTACATTTATTTAGCCAAGCTTTTGGCGGTTTGGAGCATAAGGACTCTTGCTCGTTAATTTACCAACGTTTTGGATTTCGCGCTCAGGAAAAGTACGATCGCTTTATCCAATTAGTTGCACACGAATTCTTTCACTTGTGGAATGTCAAACGAATTCGCCCAAAAGCATTAGAGGTTTTTGATTACGACCAGGAAAACTACACACCATCATTATGGTTTTGTGAGGGCACTACTAGTTACTATGACTTGTTAATTCCTTTGCGGGCAGAAATTTATGATGTTAAGTCGTATTTAAATAACTTGAGTAAAGAAATTACCAGATATGAAATGACACCGGGGCGCAAGGTACAACCCATTTCTGAGTCGAGTTTTGATGCCTGGATTAAACTCTATCGCCCCGATGCCAATAGCGGTAATTCCCAAATTTCCTACTATTTAAAAGGAGAAATGGTTTCGTTGTTGCTTGATTTACTGATTCGCTCGACTCACGATAATCAGCGTTCCCTTGATGATGTGATGCTGAAAATGTGGCAGCAATTCGGGAAAGATGAAATTGGCTATACTCCAGAACAGTTGCAGGAAGTTATAGAATCTGTCGCCGGAATCGATTTGACTGATTTCTTTAAACGCTACATTGATAGTACTGATGATTTACCTTTCAATCAGTATCTAGAACCCTTTGGCTTACAGTTGGTAGCTGAACAGCAGGAAGAACCTTACCTGGGTGTGAGAATAAATACAGAGAATGGGCGGGAGATGATTAAGTTTGTAGAAACTGATTCACCTGCACAATTAGGGGGAATTGATGCAGGTGATGAGTTGTTAGCAATTGACGGGATTAAGGTAACGGCAAGTAGTTTAAGCGATCGCCTGAAAGATTACCAACCAAACGATACCATCCAAGTTACAGTTTTCCACCAAGACGAACTGCGTACTTATTCCATTACCCTCGCGTCACCACATCCCACTCGATATCAGGTAAAACCTGTCGATCATCCCAACTCTACACAGCAACAAAACTTTGCTGGATGGCTTGGAGTAGCGATCGCAACTGTTTAA